A genome region from Cryptomeria japonica unplaced genomic scaffold, Sugi_1.0 HiC_scaffold_475, whole genome shotgun sequence includes the following:
- the LOC131871863 gene encoding pathogenesis-related thaumatin-like protein 3.7, with the protein MLTGTLVRHGFWSHNLRRDVVYIIPPHIPNLSIFIQSFNPDAIMATVSDLVLLLVAGLAISLHMQEAGAVKFELRNQCGYTVWAAGLPGGGQQLDQGQTRTVDVPAGTKGARFWGRTGCSFDASGRGSCKTGDCNGQLSCQVSGGVPTTLAEYTLNGDGNKDFYDVSLVDGFNVPLSINPTNSQCVAPACKADVNAACPAQLKVDGGCNSACTVFQTDEYCCRGTHVDNCSPSSYSMIFKNQCPQAYSYAKDDSSSTFTCPSGTTDYSIVFCP; encoded by the exons ATGCTGACGGGGACTCTCGTAAGACACGGCTTCTGGAGCCATAACTTGCGGAGAGATGTTGTCTATATAATCCCTCCTCATATACccaatctatccatcttcattcaatcgTTCAATCCAGACGCTATAATGGCAACAGTTTCAGATCTTGTGCTTCTTCTTGTGGCAGGACTGGCCATATCTCTTCATATGCAAG AGGCGGGAGCAGTTAAGTTTGAGTTAAGGAACCAGTGCGGGTACACGGTTTGGGCGGCAGGATTACCCGGAGGAGGGCAGCAGCTCGACCAAGGTCAGACAAGGACGGTGGATGTGCCGGCGGGGACAAAGGGGGCAAGATTCTGGGGCCGAACCGGCTGCTCTTTTGATGCGAGCGGCCGAGGAAGCTGTAAAACCGGTGACTGCAACGGCCAACTGAGCTGTCAAGTCTCGGGAGGCGTTCCGACCACGCTGGCCGAGTACACCCTGAATGGAGATGGCAACAAGGACTTCTACGACGTTTCCCTGGTGGACGGCTTCAACGTTCCTCTCTCCATCAATCCCACAAATTCACAGTGTGTCGCTCCTGCATGCAAAGCCGACGTCAATGCTGCGTGCCCTGCTCAATTGAAGGTGGATGGCGGATGCAATAGTGCCTGCACCGTCTTTCAAACTGATGAATATTGTTGCAGAGGCACCCATGTCGACAACTGCTCTCCCTCAAGCTACTCCATGATATTCAAGAATCAGTGCCCTCAGGCCTACAGTTATGCCAAGGACGATTCTTCCAGCACTTTCACCTGCCCCTCTGGTACCACCGACTACAGTATTGTATTCTGTCCCTAG